The genomic stretch CCGAGGATCCCGTCCTCCCCCCAGCGATACACGCGCGAGCGCGCGTGGTCGTGGGGGAAGTAGTCCCAGGGCGTTCCGTCCTGGGAGTAGTCCTCGCGCACCGTGCCCCATTGCCGGCCGCTGAGGTAGGGTCCCCAGCGCCGCCAGTGGGCCTTGCGCTCCCGCGCCTCCACGAGCCGTGTCTCCTCCGGCGTGACCGTCCTGCTACCCGCCACGCCCGAACCCCGGGTACAGCGTCATGCCCTCTCCATCCTCACCCTGCCTGCGGCAGGGTGACCGTGGGCCACAGGGTCGCCGCTACCCGCCGCGCGCGAACCCCGGGTGCAGTGTCATGCCACCGTCTACGAAGAGGGTGTGGCCGTGGATGTAGTCGGCGTCGTCGGAGGCGAGCCACACCGCAGCCTTCCCGATATCCTCGGGCTGGCCGATGCGTCCGTACGGAATGAGCTTGAGCAGGCTGCTCAAGGCTTCCGGCGTCTCCCAGGCGGCCCGGTTGATCTGCGTCTGGATGGCGCCGGGGGCGATGGAATTGACCCGGATCCGGTGCGGGGCGAGCTCCTGCGCCAGCGACTGCATGAGCAGCCTGACGCCGCCCTTGGACACCGCGTAGTTGACGTGGCCCGCCCACGGGATCACCTCGTGGACCGACGAGATGCAGATGATCTTGCCGGCCGCGCGCGAGACCCCCGGGCGGATGCCGCGGCGAATCATCTCGCGGGCGGCCTCGCGGGCGCAGAGGAACATCCCCG from Candidatus Rokuibacteriota bacterium encodes the following:
- a CDS encoding SDR family oxidoreductase, with the translated sequence MGHQPLKAQKALVTGASSGIGEGVARALGAAGADVVVNYLSNREIAEAIVGDIRKDGVAAMTIQADVSREDQVRGMFARMLEAWGTIDILVNSAGVQKDAPFTEMTLAQWNIVLGVNLTGMFLCAREAAREMIRRGIRPGVSRAAGKIICISSVHEVIPWAGHVNYAVSKGGVRLLMQSLAQELAPHRIRVNSIAPGAIQTQINRAAWETPEALSSLLKLIPYGRIGQPEDIGKAAVWLASDDADYIHGHTLFVDGGMTLHPGFARGG